The following are encoded together in the Salvia hispanica cultivar TCC Black 2014 chromosome 6, UniMelb_Shisp_WGS_1.0, whole genome shotgun sequence genome:
- the LOC125197311 gene encoding uncharacterized protein LOC125197311 isoform X1, with protein sequence MERSQPTLVPEWLKNAGNSTSHSDDHPASKASWNKSSLNGKGHDPGRSSSSERTTSSYFQRSSSSNSSGTFRSNSSFGRSQRDRNWEKGAYGSHDHDDSFMGGRRHRKFSDQLVDPSLGNFERDGLRRSQSMISAKRGDAWPKKVAADSGSTSVKILNGLRTTGSPVSGVRKAAFERDFPSLGVDERAVISDIGRVPSPGLSSIQSLPIGTSASLGGEKWTSALAEVPMLVGSNGTESSSVLQATSSSSAPVALGSATSLNMAEAVAQGPSRSQTTPQLSVGAQRLEELALKQSRQLIPVTPTMPKVLVLKNSSDKSKGKVGSQQPSISSPLPVNHSPRGGLVKSDVSKTSNVGKLQVLKPVREKNGVGPVVKDNLSPTSGSSVAGFPSVSGSAVSKPPPSYAVPDRKPVLTLLEKRPSSQARSRNDFFNLVRKKSMANPASADSATASTSSELETGSSLSPSLSNKHAEMDVMPATSQPVEVPLSLSLESEEKAGSICNGDAYDVQKCVSNGKKHPSSDRIISEDEEAAFLRSLGWEENNDEEGLTEEEITAFRRDLTKYINSKPSPRILQLVQLLTPFDSQLEGIDEMSSSDDKSEP encoded by the exons ATGGAGAGAAGTCAGCCCACTTTAGTACCTGAATGGCTCAAAAATGCTGGAAACTCGACATCTCATTCAG ATGATCACCCAGCATCAAAGGCTTCTTGGAATAAGTCCTCTTTGAATGGCAAAGGTCATGATCCTGGACGATCTTCTAGTTCCGAAAGAACTACTTCTTCATATTTCCAACGGAGTTCTAGTAGTAACAGCTCAGGTACTTTTAGGTCAAACAGTAGTTTTGGGAGGAGCCAGCGCGACAGGAACTGGGAGAAGGGCGCATATGGTTCTCATGATCACGACGACTCATTTATGGGTGGCCGACGCCATCGAAAATTTTCAGACCAACTGGTAGATCCTTCATTAGGTAATTTTGAGAGGGATGGTTTAAGACGTTCTCAGTCCATGATTTCTGCGAAACGTGGGGATGCATGGCCTAAGAAAGTTGCTGCTGACTCAGGCAGCACCAGTGTAAAGATTTTGAACGGTTTGCGCACCACAGGCAGCCCTGTTTCCGGGGTGAGGAAAGCTGCTTTTGAGAGAGATTTTCCGTCATTAGGAGTAGATGAAAGAGCAGTCATTTCTGATATTGGAAGAGTACCATCTCCTGGTTTAAGTTCTATTCAGAGCTTACCTATTGGTACTTCTGCTTCTTTAGGTGGTGAAAAATGGACATCGGCTTTGGCAGAGGTTCCTATGTTAGTTGGAAGCAATGGAACTGAATCATCATCTGTGCTTCAAGCCACTTCATCAAGTTCTGCACCAGTGGCTTTGGGTTCAGCTACCAGCCTCAATATGGCTGAAGCTGTGGCTCAGGGTCCTAGTCGTTCCCAGACTACCCCACAG CTATCTGTTGGAGCGCAGAGACTTGAGGAGCTTGCACTCAAGCAATCTAGGCAATTAATTCCAGTGACTCCGACAATGCCAAAAGTTTTG GTGTTGAAAAATTCTTCAGACAAATCAAAGGGCAAAGTGGGTAGCCAGCAGCCTTCCATCTCTTCACCACTTCCAGTAAATCACTCTCCTCGTGGTGGGCTAGTAAAGAGTGATGTTTCAAAAACATCTAATGTTGGAAAGCTCCAAGTTCTAAAGCCAGTGCGAGAAAAGAATGGTGTTGGCCCTGTTGTAAAGGACAACTTGAGTCCAACTAGTGGTAGTTCCGTTGCTGGTTTTCCGTCTGTTTCTGGGTCTGCAGTAAGCAAGCCCCCCCCTAGCTATGCAGTCCCTGACCGTAAGCCTGTATTAACTTTGCTGGAGAAGCGGCCTTCCTCTCAAGCTCGAAGTcgaaatgatttttttaatctagTGAGAAAGAAATCTATGGCAAACCCTGCTTCTGCTGATTCAGCTACTGCAAGCACCTCTTCTGAGTTGGAGACTGGCTCTTCTCTTTCACCATCCCTTTCTAATAAACATGCTGAAATGGATGTCATGCCCGCTACAAGTCAGCCTGTGGAAGTTCCATTGAGTTTAAGCCTGGAATCTGAGGAGAAAGCTGGTTCAATCTGCAATGGTGATGCTTATGATGTGCAAAAATGTGTGAGCAACGGTAAGAAACATCCTAGCTCCGACCGTATCATTTCTGAGGACGAAGAGGCTGCTTTTCTTCGTTCTTTGGGCTGGGAGGAAAATAACGATGAGGAAGGTCTCACTGAAGAAGAAATCACTGCTTTCCGCAGGGATTTGACTAAG TACATCAATTCAAAACCATCCCCTCGAATACTGCAGCTTGTACAGCTCTTGACCCCCTTCGACTCGCAACTTGAGGGTATTGATGAAATGAGTTCATCAGATGATAAATCCGAACCTTGA
- the LOC125197311 gene encoding uncharacterized protein LOC125197311 isoform X3 has protein sequence MERSQPTLVPEWLKNAGNSTSHSDDHPASKASWNKSSLNGKGHDPGRSSSSERTTSSYFQRSSSSNSSGTFRSNSSFGRSQRDRNWEKGAYGSHDHDDSFMGGRRHRKFSDQLVDPSLGGEKWTSALAEVPMLVGSNGTESSSVLQATSSSSAPVALGSATSLNMAEAVAQGPSRSQTTPQLSVGAQRLEELALKQSRQLIPVTPTMPKVLVLKNSSDKSKGKVGSQQPSISSPLPVNHSPRGGLVKSDVSKTSNVGKLQVLKPVREKNGVGPVVKDNLSPTSGSSVAGFPSVSGSAVSKPPPSYAVPDRKPVLTLLEKRPSSQARSRNDFFNLVRKKSMANPASADSATASTSSELETGSSLSPSLSNKHAEMDVMPATSQPVEVPLSLSLESEEKAGSICNGDAYDVQKCVSNGKKHPSSDRIISEDEEAAFLRSLGWEENNDEEGLTEEEITAFRRDLTKYINSKPSPRILQLVQLLTPFDSQLEGIDEMSSSDDKSEP, from the exons ATGGAGAGAAGTCAGCCCACTTTAGTACCTGAATGGCTCAAAAATGCTGGAAACTCGACATCTCATTCAG ATGATCACCCAGCATCAAAGGCTTCTTGGAATAAGTCCTCTTTGAATGGCAAAGGTCATGATCCTGGACGATCTTCTAGTTCCGAAAGAACTACTTCTTCATATTTCCAACGGAGTTCTAGTAGTAACAGCTCAGGTACTTTTAGGTCAAACAGTAGTTTTGGGAGGAGCCAGCGCGACAGGAACTGGGAGAAGGGCGCATATGGTTCTCATGATCACGACGACTCATTTATGGGTGGCCGACGCCATCGAAAATTTTCAGACCAACTGGTAGATCCTTCATTAG GTGGTGAAAAATGGACATCGGCTTTGGCAGAGGTTCCTATGTTAGTTGGAAGCAATGGAACTGAATCATCATCTGTGCTTCAAGCCACTTCATCAAGTTCTGCACCAGTGGCTTTGGGTTCAGCTACCAGCCTCAATATGGCTGAAGCTGTGGCTCAGGGTCCTAGTCGTTCCCAGACTACCCCACAG CTATCTGTTGGAGCGCAGAGACTTGAGGAGCTTGCACTCAAGCAATCTAGGCAATTAATTCCAGTGACTCCGACAATGCCAAAAGTTTTG GTGTTGAAAAATTCTTCAGACAAATCAAAGGGCAAAGTGGGTAGCCAGCAGCCTTCCATCTCTTCACCACTTCCAGTAAATCACTCTCCTCGTGGTGGGCTAGTAAAGAGTGATGTTTCAAAAACATCTAATGTTGGAAAGCTCCAAGTTCTAAAGCCAGTGCGAGAAAAGAATGGTGTTGGCCCTGTTGTAAAGGACAACTTGAGTCCAACTAGTGGTAGTTCCGTTGCTGGTTTTCCGTCTGTTTCTGGGTCTGCAGTAAGCAAGCCCCCCCCTAGCTATGCAGTCCCTGACCGTAAGCCTGTATTAACTTTGCTGGAGAAGCGGCCTTCCTCTCAAGCTCGAAGTcgaaatgatttttttaatctagTGAGAAAGAAATCTATGGCAAACCCTGCTTCTGCTGATTCAGCTACTGCAAGCACCTCTTCTGAGTTGGAGACTGGCTCTTCTCTTTCACCATCCCTTTCTAATAAACATGCTGAAATGGATGTCATGCCCGCTACAAGTCAGCCTGTGGAAGTTCCATTGAGTTTAAGCCTGGAATCTGAGGAGAAAGCTGGTTCAATCTGCAATGGTGATGCTTATGATGTGCAAAAATGTGTGAGCAACGGTAAGAAACATCCTAGCTCCGACCGTATCATTTCTGAGGACGAAGAGGCTGCTTTTCTTCGTTCTTTGGGCTGGGAGGAAAATAACGATGAGGAAGGTCTCACTGAAGAAGAAATCACTGCTTTCCGCAGGGATTTGACTAAG TACATCAATTCAAAACCATCCCCTCGAATACTGCAGCTTGTACAGCTCTTGACCCCCTTCGACTCGCAACTTGAGGGTATTGATGAAATGAGTTCATCAGATGATAAATCCGAACCTTGA
- the LOC125197311 gene encoding uncharacterized protein LOC125197311 isoform X2: MERSQPTLVPEWLKNAGNSTSHSDDHPASKASWNKSSLNGKGHDPGRSSSSERTTSSYFQRSSSSNSSGTFRSNSSFGRSQRDRNWEKGAYGSHDHDDSFMGGRRHRKFSDQLVDPSLGSTSVKILNGLRTTGSPVSGVRKAAFERDFPSLGVDERAVISDIGRVPSPGLSSIQSLPIGTSASLGGEKWTSALAEVPMLVGSNGTESSSVLQATSSSSAPVALGSATSLNMAEAVAQGPSRSQTTPQLSVGAQRLEELALKQSRQLIPVTPTMPKVLVLKNSSDKSKGKVGSQQPSISSPLPVNHSPRGGLVKSDVSKTSNVGKLQVLKPVREKNGVGPVVKDNLSPTSGSSVAGFPSVSGSAVSKPPPSYAVPDRKPVLTLLEKRPSSQARSRNDFFNLVRKKSMANPASADSATASTSSELETGSSLSPSLSNKHAEMDVMPATSQPVEVPLSLSLESEEKAGSICNGDAYDVQKCVSNGKKHPSSDRIISEDEEAAFLRSLGWEENNDEEGLTEEEITAFRRDLTKYINSKPSPRILQLVQLLTPFDSQLEGIDEMSSSDDKSEP; encoded by the exons ATGGAGAGAAGTCAGCCCACTTTAGTACCTGAATGGCTCAAAAATGCTGGAAACTCGACATCTCATTCAG ATGATCACCCAGCATCAAAGGCTTCTTGGAATAAGTCCTCTTTGAATGGCAAAGGTCATGATCCTGGACGATCTTCTAGTTCCGAAAGAACTACTTCTTCATATTTCCAACGGAGTTCTAGTAGTAACAGCTCAGGTACTTTTAGGTCAAACAGTAGTTTTGGGAGGAGCCAGCGCGACAGGAACTGGGAGAAGGGCGCATATGGTTCTCATGATCACGACGACTCATTTATGGGTGGCCGACGCCATCGAAAATTTTCAGACCAACTGGTAGATCCTTCATTAG GCAGCACCAGTGTAAAGATTTTGAACGGTTTGCGCACCACAGGCAGCCCTGTTTCCGGGGTGAGGAAAGCTGCTTTTGAGAGAGATTTTCCGTCATTAGGAGTAGATGAAAGAGCAGTCATTTCTGATATTGGAAGAGTACCATCTCCTGGTTTAAGTTCTATTCAGAGCTTACCTATTGGTACTTCTGCTTCTTTAGGTGGTGAAAAATGGACATCGGCTTTGGCAGAGGTTCCTATGTTAGTTGGAAGCAATGGAACTGAATCATCATCTGTGCTTCAAGCCACTTCATCAAGTTCTGCACCAGTGGCTTTGGGTTCAGCTACCAGCCTCAATATGGCTGAAGCTGTGGCTCAGGGTCCTAGTCGTTCCCAGACTACCCCACAG CTATCTGTTGGAGCGCAGAGACTTGAGGAGCTTGCACTCAAGCAATCTAGGCAATTAATTCCAGTGACTCCGACAATGCCAAAAGTTTTG GTGTTGAAAAATTCTTCAGACAAATCAAAGGGCAAAGTGGGTAGCCAGCAGCCTTCCATCTCTTCACCACTTCCAGTAAATCACTCTCCTCGTGGTGGGCTAGTAAAGAGTGATGTTTCAAAAACATCTAATGTTGGAAAGCTCCAAGTTCTAAAGCCAGTGCGAGAAAAGAATGGTGTTGGCCCTGTTGTAAAGGACAACTTGAGTCCAACTAGTGGTAGTTCCGTTGCTGGTTTTCCGTCTGTTTCTGGGTCTGCAGTAAGCAAGCCCCCCCCTAGCTATGCAGTCCCTGACCGTAAGCCTGTATTAACTTTGCTGGAGAAGCGGCCTTCCTCTCAAGCTCGAAGTcgaaatgatttttttaatctagTGAGAAAGAAATCTATGGCAAACCCTGCTTCTGCTGATTCAGCTACTGCAAGCACCTCTTCTGAGTTGGAGACTGGCTCTTCTCTTTCACCATCCCTTTCTAATAAACATGCTGAAATGGATGTCATGCCCGCTACAAGTCAGCCTGTGGAAGTTCCATTGAGTTTAAGCCTGGAATCTGAGGAGAAAGCTGGTTCAATCTGCAATGGTGATGCTTATGATGTGCAAAAATGTGTGAGCAACGGTAAGAAACATCCTAGCTCCGACCGTATCATTTCTGAGGACGAAGAGGCTGCTTTTCTTCGTTCTTTGGGCTGGGAGGAAAATAACGATGAGGAAGGTCTCACTGAAGAAGAAATCACTGCTTTCCGCAGGGATTTGACTAAG TACATCAATTCAAAACCATCCCCTCGAATACTGCAGCTTGTACAGCTCTTGACCCCCTTCGACTCGCAACTTGAGGGTATTGATGAAATGAGTTCATCAGATGATAAATCCGAACCTTGA
- the LOC125197311 gene encoding uncharacterized protein LOC125197311 isoform X4 has product MGGRRHRKFSDQLVDPSLGNFERDGLRRSQSMISAKRGDAWPKKVAADSGSTSVKILNGLRTTGSPVSGVRKAAFERDFPSLGVDERAVISDIGRVPSPGLSSIQSLPIGTSASLGGEKWTSALAEVPMLVGSNGTESSSVLQATSSSSAPVALGSATSLNMAEAVAQGPSRSQTTPQLSVGAQRLEELALKQSRQLIPVTPTMPKVLVLKNSSDKSKGKVGSQQPSISSPLPVNHSPRGGLVKSDVSKTSNVGKLQVLKPVREKNGVGPVVKDNLSPTSGSSVAGFPSVSGSAVSKPPPSYAVPDRKPVLTLLEKRPSSQARSRNDFFNLVRKKSMANPASADSATASTSSELETGSSLSPSLSNKHAEMDVMPATSQPVEVPLSLSLESEEKAGSICNGDAYDVQKCVSNGKKHPSSDRIISEDEEAAFLRSLGWEENNDEEGLTEEEITAFRRDLTKYINSKPSPRILQLVQLLTPFDSQLEGIDEMSSSDDKSEP; this is encoded by the exons ATGGGTGGCCGACGCCATCGAAAATTTTCAGACCAACTGGTAGATCCTTCATTAGGTAATTTTGAGAGGGATGGTTTAAGACGTTCTCAGTCCATGATTTCTGCGAAACGTGGGGATGCATGGCCTAAGAAAGTTGCTGCTGACTCAGGCAGCACCAGTGTAAAGATTTTGAACGGTTTGCGCACCACAGGCAGCCCTGTTTCCGGGGTGAGGAAAGCTGCTTTTGAGAGAGATTTTCCGTCATTAGGAGTAGATGAAAGAGCAGTCATTTCTGATATTGGAAGAGTACCATCTCCTGGTTTAAGTTCTATTCAGAGCTTACCTATTGGTACTTCTGCTTCTTTAGGTGGTGAAAAATGGACATCGGCTTTGGCAGAGGTTCCTATGTTAGTTGGAAGCAATGGAACTGAATCATCATCTGTGCTTCAAGCCACTTCATCAAGTTCTGCACCAGTGGCTTTGGGTTCAGCTACCAGCCTCAATATGGCTGAAGCTGTGGCTCAGGGTCCTAGTCGTTCCCAGACTACCCCACAG CTATCTGTTGGAGCGCAGAGACTTGAGGAGCTTGCACTCAAGCAATCTAGGCAATTAATTCCAGTGACTCCGACAATGCCAAAAGTTTTG GTGTTGAAAAATTCTTCAGACAAATCAAAGGGCAAAGTGGGTAGCCAGCAGCCTTCCATCTCTTCACCACTTCCAGTAAATCACTCTCCTCGTGGTGGGCTAGTAAAGAGTGATGTTTCAAAAACATCTAATGTTGGAAAGCTCCAAGTTCTAAAGCCAGTGCGAGAAAAGAATGGTGTTGGCCCTGTTGTAAAGGACAACTTGAGTCCAACTAGTGGTAGTTCCGTTGCTGGTTTTCCGTCTGTTTCTGGGTCTGCAGTAAGCAAGCCCCCCCCTAGCTATGCAGTCCCTGACCGTAAGCCTGTATTAACTTTGCTGGAGAAGCGGCCTTCCTCTCAAGCTCGAAGTcgaaatgatttttttaatctagTGAGAAAGAAATCTATGGCAAACCCTGCTTCTGCTGATTCAGCTACTGCAAGCACCTCTTCTGAGTTGGAGACTGGCTCTTCTCTTTCACCATCCCTTTCTAATAAACATGCTGAAATGGATGTCATGCCCGCTACAAGTCAGCCTGTGGAAGTTCCATTGAGTTTAAGCCTGGAATCTGAGGAGAAAGCTGGTTCAATCTGCAATGGTGATGCTTATGATGTGCAAAAATGTGTGAGCAACGGTAAGAAACATCCTAGCTCCGACCGTATCATTTCTGAGGACGAAGAGGCTGCTTTTCTTCGTTCTTTGGGCTGGGAGGAAAATAACGATGAGGAAGGTCTCACTGAAGAAGAAATCACTGCTTTCCGCAGGGATTTGACTAAG TACATCAATTCAAAACCATCCCCTCGAATACTGCAGCTTGTACAGCTCTTGACCCCCTTCGACTCGCAACTTGAGGGTATTGATGAAATGAGTTCATCAGATGATAAATCCGAACCTTGA
- the LOC125197368 gene encoding pinin-like yields MMASTVVAEKTEAELRKEIDELRRQQREITERLRDPRGIRRGGLTGAGPRNFAANGNRQRGFVRPADRNDADDQPPAKRRLSSAVVKVEDGEIIEGGPEAVTDVEEKEVALDTGDAVNTNGSEGERKPSNWSQRVGSQQPSKMDFEIPPEHVPRVLPKDEDPSLVSRNKRMLGQLLGTLERFRKEDVKLSGTEAYMRRSDSLKRAEQRAREESEKLRLQEREQIAEKRKRDLTLRARIAAKAEEKNMELLFLRWSEHHQKLGNFIRTKAEPPIYYSFAKPLDQDPTLIEQQKEKMFQEWKSARREELSQYQKQILDQYIANVDKELERWQNGRKGRRPNNSVANLQETMDKELETHQLEHGPKNRKIPGQSNNEDEDDVEDINVAEDDMMDDVLGVDDNGGRVDETEKLETGNIPHEDKKDE; encoded by the exons ATGATGGCCAGCACGGTGGTGGCCGAGAAGACAGAGGCAGAGCTTCGGAAAGAAATCGATGAACTCCGCCGCCAACAGCGGGAG ATTACAGAGCGTCTACGAGATCCCAGGGGTATTCGCCGCGGTGGCTTAACGGGTGCCGGACCACGCAATTTTGCTGCCAATGGCAATCGGCAACGTGGCTTCGTTCGACCT GCGGACAGGAATGATGCTGACGACCAGCCTCCTGCAAAAAGGCGACTCTCTTCAGCTGTTGTGAAG GTTGAGGATGGGGAGATTATCGAAGGTGGTCCTGAAGCTGTGACTGATGTGGAAGAGAAAGAAGTAGCACTTGATACAGGAGATGCTGTAAATACCAATGGAAGCGAGGGTGAGAGAAAGCCGTCTAATTGGTCTCAGAGGGTTGGTAGTCAGCAGCCATCGAAAATG GATTTTGAAATCCCTCCTGAACACGTGCCAAGGGTGTTGCCTAAGGATGAGGACCCTAGTTTGGTCAGCAGGAATAAGAGGATGCTTGGCCAGCTTCTTGGTACATTAGAG AGGTTCAGGAAAGAGGACGTGAAACTATCCGGCACGGAGGCATACATGAGAAGATCTGATTCTTTGAAAAGG GCTGAGCAACGGGCACGTGAAGAAAGTGAAAAACTGAGGCTACAAGAGCGTGAACAGATTGCGGAAAAGCGAAAGAGAGATTTG ACCCTCAGAGCACGTATAGCTGCAAAGGCAGAGGAAAAGAATATGGAATTGCTGTTTCTTCGGTGGAGTGAGCACCACCAAAAACTTGGAAATTTCATAAG GACTAAGGCTGAACCTCCAATCTATTACTCGTTTGCCAAGCCTCTGGATCAGGATCCAACTTTGATTGAGCAgcagaaagaaaaa ATGTTTCAAGAGTGGAAATCTGCTAGGAGAGAGGAACTGTCGCAATATCAGAAACAAATTTTGGACCAGTACATTGCAAATGTGGACAAGGAACTGGAAAGGTGGCAAAATGGGAGGAAAGGTAGAAGGCCAAATAACAGTGTGGCAAACTTACAGGAGACAATGGACAAAGAGCTAGAGACCCATCAGCTTGAGCATGGTCCCAAGAACAGAAAAATTCCTGGGCAAAGTAacaatgaagatgaagatgatgtgGAAGATATAAATGTGGCAGAGGATGATATGATGGATGATGTGCTGGGTGTTGATGATAATGGGGGAAGGGTTGATGAAACAGAGAAACTAGAAACAGGTAATATTCCACACGAGGACAAGAAGGATGAGTAG
- the LOC125197370 gene encoding uncharacterized protein LOC125197370 — protein sequence MTSRPITGPNPPSAAHYYPPSSSASFRGCCCCLFLLFSFLALLALAVVLVVVLALKPKKPEFDLQQVGVHYMGISAAAVSLDIRMVFSAANDNKVGIKYGESRFTVMYRGIPLGRGTIPGFYQPAHSVRRVETLIVVDRVSLLQADAADLVRDASLNDRVELRVVGDVGAKIRILGLTSPGVQVSVDCTIAISPRKQSLIYKQCGFDGLSV from the exons atgaccTCTCGACCCATCACCGGCCCGAACCCTCCCTCCGCCGCCCACTACTACCCCCCATCCTCCTCCGCCTCATTCCgcggctgctgctgctgcctcttcctcctcttctccTTCCTCGCCCTCCTCGCCCTGGCCGTCGTCCTCGTGGTGGTCCTCGCCCTGAAGCCCAAGAAGCCCGAGTTCGACCTCCAGCAGGTGGGCGTCCACTACATGGGGATCAGCGCCGCCGCCGTCTCGCTCGACATCCGCATGGTGTTCTCCGCCGCCAACGACAACAAGGTGGGCATCAAGTACGGCGAGTCCCGCTTCACCGTCATGTACCGCGGCATCCCCCTCGGCCGCGGCACCATCCCGGGCTTCTACCAGCCCGCACACAGCGTCCGCCGCGTCGAGACCCTCATCGTCGTCGACCGCGTCAGCCTCCTCCAGGCCGACGCCGCCGATTTGGTCCGAGACGCCTCCCTTAACGACCGGGTCGAATTGCGGGTCGTCGGCGACGTCGGAGCTAAGATCCGGATCCTCGGCTTAACCTCACCCGGTGTTCAG GTGTCGGTGGATTGCACAATTGCCATTAGTCCAAGAAAGCAATCCCTGATATACAAGCAGTGTGGATTCGACGGCCTCAGCGTCTGA
- the LOC125197369 gene encoding 60S ribosomal protein L3-1-like, whose translation MSHRKFEHPRHGSLGFLPRKRATRHRGKVKAFPKDDPTKPCSLTAFLGYKAGMTHIVRDVEKPGSKLHKKETCEAVTMIETPPMVIVGVVGYVKTPCGLRCLNTVWAQHLSEEVKRRFYKNWCKSKKKAFSKYSKKLETDEGKKDTQAQLEKLKKYSCVIRVLAHTQIRKMKGLKQKKAHMMEIQVNGGTIAQKVDFAYGFFEKQVPIDAVFQKDDMIDIIGVTKGKGYEGVVTRWGVTRLPRKTHRGLRKVACIGAWHPARVSFTVARAGQNGYHHRTELNKKIYKLGKVGKEEHTASTEFDRTEKDITPMGGFPHYGVVKDDYLMIKGGCVGPKKRVVTLRQSLLKQTSRVALEEIKLKFVDTSSKFGHGRFQTTEEKQKYYGRVKA comes from the exons ATGTCGCATAGGAAGTTTGAGCACCCGAGGCATGGTTCTCTTGGTTTCCTCCCAAGAAAGAGAGCTACTCGCCATAGGGGAAAGg TGAAGGCGTTCCCTAAGGATGACCCAACCAAGCCTTGCAGCCTGACAGCCTTCCTGGGTTACAAGGCTGGCATGACCCACATTGTCAGAGATGTCGAGAAACCTGGATCAA AACTTCACAAGAAGGAGACATGTGAAGCTGTCACCATGATTGAAACACCACCTATGGTAATTGTTGGTGTCGTTGGGTATGTGAAGACTCCTTGTGGTCTTCGCTGCCTGAATACAGTTTGGGCTCAGCACTTGAGTGAGGAGGTAAAGAGAAGGTTCTACAAGAATTGGTGCAAGTCAAAGAAGAAGGCATTCTCCAAATACTCGAAGAAGCTGGAGACTGACGAGGGGAAGAAAGACACCCAGGCACAACtggagaaattgaagaaatattcTTGTGTCATTCGTGTCCTAGCTCACACTCAG ATAAGGAAAATGAAGGGATTGAAGCAAAAGAAGGCACACATGATGGAGATACAAGTGAATGGTGGGACTATAGCACAGAAGGTTGATTTTGCATATGGTTTCTTTGAGAAACAGGTCCCCATTGATGCTGTTTTCCAGAAGGATGATATGATTGACATTATTGGTGTCACCAAGGGTAAAGGATATGAAGGTGTGGTTACACGTTGGGGAGTCACCCGGCTTCCTCGAAAAACCCACAGGGGACTTCGTAAGGTTGCCTGTATTGGTGCATGGCATCCTGCTAGAGTTTCCTTCACAGTTGCTAGGGCTGGACAGAATGGATACCATCACCGAACTGAACTGAACAAGAAAATCTATAAGCTTGGCAAGGTTGGGAAAGAAGAACACACGGCCTCTACTGAGTTTGACAG GACTGAGAAAGATATTACACCAATGGGTGGATTCCCTCACTATGGTGTTGTAAAGGATGATTACTTGATGATCAAAGGTGGGTGTGTGGGTCCTAAGAAAAGGGTTGTGACTCTTCGTCAATCTCTCCTAAAACAGACATCTCGTGTTGCCCTCGAGGAGATTAAGCTCAAGTTTGTGGATACCTCATCCAAGTTCGGACATGGACGTTTCCAGACAACCGAGGAGAAACAGAAGTATTATGGTCGGGTCAAGGCCTAA
- the LOC125197078 gene encoding uncharacterized protein LOC125197078 isoform X2, translating into MTKSKEIEMEFEMTEPEMDAALQLIQLSGDSGARTAEQSPEQSVGDSNEISSWYAKVGDLDALPRKRKRFRLIDEIYSITSPAVCVSRKRDYLKRDVIKFLVKLRICKDKTKVENIP; encoded by the exons atGACGAAATCGAAGGAAATCGAGATGGAATTCGAGATGACCGAGCCGGAGATGGACGCCGCCCTCCAGCTGATCCAACTCAGCGGCGACTCCGGCGCCAGGACGGCGGAGCAAAGCCCCGAGCAAAGCGTCGGCGATTCAAACGAAATATCGTCGTGGTATGCGAAAGTCGGAGATCTCGACGCTCTCCCGCGGAAGAGAAAGCGGTTTCGATTGATCGATGAGATATACAGTATTACCAGCCCAGCTGTCTGTGTCAGCCGCAAGCGCG ATTATCTCAAGCGAGATGTGATCAAATTTTTGGTGAAGTTGAGGATTTGTAAGGATAAAACGAAAGTTGAGAACATTCCATGA
- the LOC125197078 gene encoding uncharacterized protein LOC125197078 isoform X1, translating to MTKSKEIEMEFEMTEPEMDAALQLIQLSGDSGARTAEQSPEQSVGDSNEISSWYAKVGDLDALPRKRKRFRLIDEIYSITSPAVCVSRKRGGLTKKTAELNYNPVSNLANQLMVRVDYLKRDVIKFLVKLRICKDKTKVENIP from the exons atGACGAAATCGAAGGAAATCGAGATGGAATTCGAGATGACCGAGCCGGAGATGGACGCCGCCCTCCAGCTGATCCAACTCAGCGGCGACTCCGGCGCCAGGACGGCGGAGCAAAGCCCCGAGCAAAGCGTCGGCGATTCAAACGAAATATCGTCGTGGTATGCGAAAGTCGGAGATCTCGACGCTCTCCCGCGGAAGAGAAAGCGGTTTCGATTGATCGATGAGATATACAGTATTACCAGCCCAGCTGTCTGTGTCAGCCGCAAGCGCG GTGGATTAACCAAAAAAACTGcagaattaaattataatccgGTTAGTAATCTGGCGAATCAACTCATGGTTCGTGTAGATTATCTCAAGCGAGATGTGATCAAATTTTTGGTGAAGTTGAGGATTTGTAAGGATAAAACGAAAGTTGAGAACATTCCATGA